The window CCAGTTCCTCACCTGCCTGCTCTCTCACCTGTGACTCTCAGCAGTTTGAGAGGGAAGATCGGAAACTTGTGTCCTGACATGAGTCAGTCCTAAGATGGGAAATGCTGTAGGAGACAGGAGAGGGGTGAGGTGGAGAGGAAGCTGCTGGGTGGCAAAACCTATCCAAAACAAATACCCAGATGACAGCacaggggcaggggctgcagtGGGCAGGATGTGGCTGGGCCATCACCACCTGTAGACCTAGGAATGAAGTCCTAGGAagagagccacagcccagagcCCTTCTCTGAGTTGGAAGGCACTGTGGGAGGCCTATGGAGCCACCACCATGTATAAAACAGGAGAGAGAACAGTAGCCCTGGGAACTGCTTGTCCCTGCCCTTGGTGTTAGAACAAACACTAAAAAGAACATAGCTGGGTTTGGGCAGGAAATCCAGCAGTGGCTCCCACCCCACCTACCCCAGGTGAGAAATGCAAAGCATCCTGTCTCCGTGACTTACCTTCGTCTCACTTGCTCTATTCGATCTTGTATGACGTCATCCATCATCTCACTTGGCACTTGGAAGACACGGGTATGGCTGCAAAATGTGATTCAGACATGGGGATTCTGAGCTTCTTTTGAACTAGGCATAGTGAAACTGCCAGAGTTGAGATCATAGGAACAGCGCTGTTGCCTATTGCTATGAACTTTGAAGCTGACTCCTCACCGTTCTCATgtaaggttgttttgtttttgttttattctgttctggtttttgttgttgttgttgtttttgtttttaactagcCAACTACTGGTGAACCACCCAATCATGCTGAGCAGGCAGCAAATGTTCCTAAggtgagttaaaaaaaacaaaaaaagcttaaTCCTTACTAATGCCAGCAAGACATTGGTCTTGTGGAAATCTCAATTCCCCTCTAACTTTATTTTCAGCTCTTATGATCAGTATCATACCATATATACTATGATTTAgagaattttctagaaaattctgTCACACGGAAGCTGCAGACACCTCCTTGTTATCTTTTCTGCTTGACTTCACCAAGCTGGACTTGCCTCCCCCTTTCTAGCCCACTTGGCACCCTTTCAGATTCTGAATCCCAGTTCCCTTCAGAAACCTGTGATCTGTCCACTGAATACCCCACTTCAGTGCCCATCAACACTGCCCTCCCAAGGTAATGACCTTTTCCTGGTGCTGTGGGCATTTGAAAGTGACAACAGCATTGATACTGCCTCCAATGGTCCTCTGCCCATGAGGAGGTAAACGTGTAATCCTGAATATGGAGCCTACAAGGCAGAGACAGATCAGCACCCAGATGAGGAGATGAAGCCAAGGAATTGTCCCCAATTGAAGGAGGAATTCCCAGCCTGGGAGGGAAAGGAGTGCTCCAGAGAAGAAGGGGTCACAGCCTTGGACCCTGGATACACATGGGATACCATGGGTACCTGACTCTCCTGGTCTCTGAAACTCTCATCCTATCCCCTGTTTCTCCAGTAATGCCTAGTTCAAGAGCCAGTCCTGGCAAAAGGCCTGCTATGGAGTTTCTCAAAAATCCTGGGCAGCAAAGCCCAGCACATGTGTGACCTACGTCCCCCATGCTGTGCTCACAGATACTCCTTAGGACTTCCCTAACACTTTCTTTAACTTTCTCACACCATATCTACCAGGTCAACTTTTAACCCTCTGAAATTAATGACTGTGTCttgttcttttctctcctccaatGGGGCCAGCAAACATTGGTGGTGAGTACCTGTCTATTAAACCATTTGTGTGGGTGGGAAACAGGAAGATGTTGTTGGTTTAAAATCTCCATTGAAAATCCAGAGTAAAAAAACTTGTATGTTGAAAATCTGCTGATTCCTATATTTTTTGTAAAGCTTAAATCTAATTAGGCTATACAGCAAAGGTTTTAAAATACTGGAAGATGATGTGCATATTATCCAAGAAATACAACACTTAGAATTCCATAGTGCAACTGCTATGGAGAACCTGGGATTACAATCAACAACATTAATGATTTAAGGATCCCTGGCAAGTTTCTCATTCAAAAAGCTCCTTCCCAGAGAGTTCTCAAATTCCACCGTTGGTTATCCCTTCCTGTTATGTGGTTACTGCACATTTAAATTCTCCTAAAATGTAGGTGCCACTGGAAAACCTGATATCCTGAAACAAAAATACATGTCTTGAGAAATATAGCCTACTTGAGagcaaagaacaaaaccaaagatTAGTGCAGAAGAGTTGAAAGATGAGAGTATTCTTCAGTTTTCTGTAGACCCGTTTAAGCCCACAATCTGTCTACTAGGAAGGGATCTGGAGTTGTCCAAAGCTTCAGCCGAATTCAGGGACCAGAAAGGAAGTTAAAAGCCTCTGCCCAAAGAGGGGCAGCTTCCCACCAGCTCTCTCTTCCCTTAGTGTTAGCATCATTACAACCCAGAGAAAGGCTGGCCTGCAGAGAATAACGAAGCCACCATCATGTGGTTTTGTCACAGCATTCTAGCCTTGGGCACTGGGAAACTACCACACACCTCAGTTGCAGAGGAGGGCTTTGACTTTTGCAttttagagattatttttttGGGCAGCTCTTAAAGTACAGGCACTTCTGAACAATTcaagtgcaaaaaaaaatgacagaaatccaAAATGTATTCGGAAGCATTTAGGGAACGGAGAGCAAGCCCAGTTTCCCAACCCctcaagtcatttaaaaatatacgaATGATCTGAGCTTTCAAGATAGCAAAAATATTCCTTTAAGACCCCAAAGCAAGACTGAGAAATtttgtgtaactaattaaaacaaacaaacaaaaaagactgagAAATTTCTTAGCCAAAGGAGATGGCATCTCTAGAGAAGAGCAGTTGTAGGTTTGTATTGGCCCAGGGGGTCCTGGAGAGAAGTACCTGTGCTTTCTCATCGGCCCTCCCCACCTCTTTGCTCAGGGCAAATGATGCTTTACCTCCATCTTATGAACTGAATCCTTGTTCTCTCCTCCAGTACCTCTTGACTCTGGTTTGCTAATAGATCAGACTTCGAAAGTTGGTGCTTCACCTAGGAAATCCAGGCAGGGGTCCATGTGATTACTGGCCAGCATGGGCCCCCATAGCTGGGAATGGGCTGAGCCCTGGCCCAGCATCCCTCATAGTGGGTCATCCTGCCTCTCCTCAAACCCTCATTCCCAGGGTAATCATCTCAAACACAGTTACCACATCTCTGGTCACGTGCACATCTTGGCCATGAGTAGGAGAAGAGTTGGTGGACATCTTCTCCTTTATGTCCTGGGAAGCCTCTTCTTCTGTCTGAAAAGGGAGTAATTTCCTCCTGAGAGTgtcattctcctttttttttttttttctcttcgtACCAGGGATtgtgcttaaccacatccccacatccccagccctctttatgttttattttgagacaaggtcttgctaagttgcttagggccttgctaagttacaaaggctggctttgaacttgtgatcctcctgcctcggcctcctgagcctctgggattatagtttTTCATGACAACACCCAACATCACTCCCCTTTAATTCTGAGTCTTCCTCTcttattccttctcttttcttctccatcATACCACACATAACATGCATCCATGAACATATACTCCATACCCGACAGTTCCTGCACTAAGCTCCTCTGTTTCTACTCTCCTTGAGGTCCCAGGGAACTCCCCAAGTCCCTGGGCCTATCTCACAGTGTTCCTGAGACATGCGCCTGGTTTATGCTGATGCTAACACATATCTTACCAGGACAAGAGCCTCATTGTCTTTGTGGACATTTGGATGAATTAGATTCAACTCTAAGCAGGTATCTCATAATGAACTTGAGTTTCCCAGTTTTCTGAAGAGAGAAGTCTAGATCCTTGGCCCCCCAAAACTATCTCTCTAGATCTTTGGATACCCAGAATCAGAGAAGGATCCTACTCACCTTTTTCAACCAGTGCTCTACTACCGATACAGCCTCACTTTCCACAACTTCAACATCCTGCAACAAATAGGTAATTGGATAATCTCATAAAACCTAgaacccagcccccaccccatgtCTCTTATCCAAACATAatactttaatctttttttaaagtgtagtGGGGGTGCAGTGGGGAGAaggtaaatggggaaaaatttcACATGGCTACCACCAAAACCCACTTACCGAACTCATCCTTGGTGGGAAGGGGAGCCCTATACCTTTCCGGGCGAGAATGTACAAAATCCATGTTGTAATGATCATCTTTGAACTTATTCTAGGCCACCTTCTTAGCTCCCTCCTTCCATTGAAGCTGCCTGAGAACTTCGATAGGACAGAGAGGTCATTGGAGGGAAATGCCCACCTGATTGGCTGACCAATGATGATGTGACAATGACCTCTCTTAATCTCCAGGCTCAGAGTAGAGATGGAGAAGAGAGACTAGGAAATTCCCATCTTAGTGATGATCCTAGCTCAGAAGGGTGGTGGGGAATGAGAAGTAAGGGTAAACTATTGCCAGTAAGAGCCCAAGAAGACACCAAGGAGAATTTACCCAAACCATGGATAGAAAATGTTAGGGTGGAGCCTGGAGTTGGGGGTAGATTGATGACTGGTTcaagtcctaaaaaaaaaaaaaaaaatgctcaaaaagagatttttcaaatcaaaagaataaatctGTGGCAAAAATTACCCGAGCCCTCTAGATAGTCATTCACAACAATGTCCGAGGTATTTCCTGTTCTCTTTATGTATAGGGGCACAACAAAGCTTGTTATCTATCCAGAAAACACCAAATATGGGACAACAATTTTCTCTTCAgggatatttgcttttttttttgtctactttGTTTACCCAgtgatttaaatcatttttttttaaaaagcaaacaataagaAGTAGGGAGTAAACAGTGAAAGCGTTATTTCTTTGAAAGACATTTCCTGATGACTTTAGTTCATCCTGggtggaaaaagaataaagtgaaaaGGACAAGGAGATCTCCTGTGACTTGAGACTTGGGGGCAAAACAAAACCTGATAAGGGTTCAGATAGCTACTGTTTCTTCCCATCTAGACTTTTTACCAGGAATTGAAAAAAGCTCGGAACATCCCAAAGAACCCTGAGCCATGTGCGGCGGCTCTCAACAGCAGCTGGAGTTCAGCTCAGCGGATTCTGAGACATTAGGCTACTCTCAAGGTCTCAGAAACTAGGCCTATAATTCTGTCTCTCCGTTAACTTGTCTCCATGCCCTTGACCTGATCTCTGGTCTGAGTTTCTttgttcttaaaatgaaaataaaatgggatCTCTAGTCTCCATCTGGCTCTAATCTTCTATCAATCTCCCCATTCTTATTCTTCTAAGTACTGTAGaaaacctttctctctctcctcaattTTCCCAGTATAACCACTAAGTCTCCTCATTCTCAACAAATCACCTCAATTTTATGTCATCCCTGTTTGGGGCAGAATAGGATAAACTGTGTTAAAAGTTGAGGAAACAAATGATCTTCCAAATCAAAAAGGTTTCTTTTGCACTTTCAAAAGCTCCAGTGCACGGTAGGCAACTCTTCAGAGCAGCTGGGCTCCACGTGGTGACTCAGAGATGCTGGAAGCTTCCATTTTGCGGCTGCATGCCTTTCAGGATGTGTCCTCCATTACAAAACAGGGGAAAGAGCACACTGAGGGGTCAAATCAGCTCTTCTGGGTTTCTGCCCAGAGGCTGCTCGTACTTAGAGAGCCTTTGGGCTGTACTAGTCACAGGGCCCCAACATATCTCCAAAAGAGACTGGAAACtgtatagaaaacatttttttgtcattatatttGTGTCTGCTTCCACCTCCTAAAAATTATGTGTTCttccttttgaaataattttattttttaatagcaaaatattaatatgattcaaaaatcaaaactatgtgaaaaagagaaatttcatCTTCTCCCCTAGACCATTCTAAATCACTTCAGAAGTAAATTTTCATAGTTTCTAGGATGTATATTCTGTGTTTATGTTATCAAAATGAAGCAGATACATAAATATACTCTTGCTTTTTATCACTATATAAAAGCAtttagtaaaatgtaaaaatataactgTACCCagaaaaatttttacaaatacaCGAATTTGGCCACTTCCAcataaagaaatgtatatttctaATACGCCAGCCAACTTCCGGGCAATACTTTCCAGATAGCATTTTTTACCTCACTTGCTATAGTTTAAGTTCTGCCTAGAAAGATACAGTATGTATTCTTTTCTCTCCAGCCtccttcacttaacattatgttGTTTCACAAATCTgtaatttatcatttcatttcctGATAGTATTCTGTTCTACTACTGTAGTGCCAATTatcaaatttattattaatatgcatttttattataactagcttgatgcttttaaaaataatactactaGGTCTTGGGTTGtcgctcagtggaagagcacttgcctctcctgtgaggcactaggtttcatcctcagcaccacataaaaataaaaaaattttaaaaagatattttgtgcgtctacaatttaaaatattttttaaaagaatgctactatgaacattcttTACTTGTGTTTTGATTGACATACAACTAAATCTTCTGAGCATATACCAGATATTGGAATTGTTCATGATAAGTTTTAAAGATATTCAAAATTAGTATATATCAAAAAGTAATGCAAAGTGTTTGTACCAATCTACTGCCCATAAACAATGTGTGAAAGTAATAATTGCTCCATATTTGTGTCAACACTTGGTATACCCACCTCTGTAATTCAGCCAGCCTGGTAAAgtgataatttataataatttaatttgtcTTTAACTGATTATTAATGGGATTAAGCATCTTTTTTATTTGCCAATTGATTCTTTGGGGGTATTCTCTGTGTGTGAAATGCCTCTTCAAGTCTGGTGCTGCCCTTCAAATATCAgtgttttctttattgatttgtagatcttttttttttctttctttatttctttgcttttgtttttatttttagtactcgggattgaacccggggatgctttactactgagctacatcctcagcccttttcattttttcttttgaggcgaggtctcactaagttgttgagggtcttgtTAAATATACTGAGTctggtctccaacttgccatcctcctgccttggcctcttgatTCACTGGGACTCCAGGCATACACCACCGCACATGGCTCTAGGATTTCTTTATTGTGGATAGGAGTACtttataaatatgtgttttaCAACTATTTTATCCCAATCTATGATGTGGATTTTCACTTTTAGTATTGTCTTTTAAGGAATAGAgactcttaatttttatttttgtttttttttattgttgttgttgttgttgttgttgtttggttttggggtgtgtgtgtgtgtgtgtgtgtgtgtgttgctaagaatcaaacccaggtccttctgcatgctaggcagatgctataccacagagctatattcccaaccctgaGACTCTTAATTTTCAAAGTGAGTTTTATTGATTAAATATTATACAGTTCATCCATCATAATGTGTAATTAAATGATTTTAGTAGATTTATAGGATTATGCAACCCTCACAGCAATCCAGTGTTAGATCATTTCTACCACCCCAAAAATGTCTGCCATACCCATTTCCAGTTAATCACTGTTTCTATTCTCTGCCCCAGTCCACTTTCTACCTCAATAAACTTGCTTTGTCTGGACAGTTcataatctactttctgtctctgtggatttacTTATTCTTACCTTTTCATGTGAATAAAATCATACAATACTTGTTCTTTTGTGACTAATTCCTGAAACTTAACACAATGTTTTTGAGGGTCATTCACACTATAGCATATAGcagtcatttcattttcttattgaaaacAAGTAATGTCCCTGACTTATTTCATTGAGCATGATGTTTTTAGAGGGTTATCTACAGGGTGGTATGTATCCTAAATGTGTTCCGTTTTATCAAGGAGTaatattcttctctctctctctctctctctctctctctctctctctatatatatatatatatatatatatatatatatatatatatataaaacatttgtttaCCCATTCACCAGTTGACAAACATATACATTGTTTcctatatatatttacatatatgtgtgtttgtgtgtgtatgtacatgtgtttTATTCTCTTGTATAGATTAGCAGGAATGTATTGGTAATTTTATGCT is drawn from Urocitellus parryii isolate mUroPar1 chromosome 4, mUroPar1.hap1, whole genome shotgun sequence and contains these coding sequences:
- the Spata19 gene encoding spermatogenesis-associated protein 19, mitochondrial, whose translation is MIITTWILYILARKGIGLPFPPRMSSDVEVVESEAVSVVEHWLKKTEEEASQDIKEKMSTNSSPTHGQDVHVTRDVVKHQLSKSDLLANQSQEVLEERTRIQFIRWSHTRVFQVPSEMMDDVIQDRIEQVRRSISHLRTDSCQDTSFRSSLSNC